In one window of Echeneis naucrates chromosome 17, fEcheNa1.1, whole genome shotgun sequence DNA:
- the nyap2b gene encoding serine/arginine repetitive matrix protein 2 isoform X1 — protein MMSSKEEETLRFFQYVEENGLKAYNGLVAQNSDHARNERNRAFLQEKNDKKRKQEEAIRRTGEDIETEGKHLRMGSITMPDPPEHMPMPHPHALACGQGFSIRSQSLHSVGGGNSGGGGEEEVGSPTSRKQPPPKPRRDPATKLSMSSEAVDHSPMSTCRGERCDAALGCSEDCRRVPPPKPKRNPNTQLSVSFDESYIKSHVSNGVCPSKPLHHVSSPSERNPSPPQSDESPIDDCEDEPVYIEMGGIDVGSREPVKSEDEEPGESVYEEMKYPALDDMEYRTDPVGCRSACPTPAPYDPEPLSRCSTPRNIPICDIPAPFPNLLTHRPPLLVFPPAPAQCSPNSDESPLTPLDVTKLPMLENQSYSKSPTSSTEPPSSAHIRRELTATPTLTVSGRSSAPPLPCTLYKSSSSSSYQRSHSACPSPVSMGRCLTPLSLMRTPPFDATMPFPGGLPRSASATPHGKGSPPQDSVGRLHGSMQNVSAGRSRTPTSPLDELTNLFTTGRNMLKKNSSGRKSKEPGETESKNKSHSESKREGKERHGHSHHHSKESKRESKERHSKESSHRKDRDKDKDKERVSSNVEQLAHRRNSKDRTCSGVEVPPVHRDSRDSRDQGCSGMEPIPVRRDSKDRGCSSLEPISLIRRDSKDRGISNGELMPRRDSKDRSGGHGMESMLRQDSKDRERLLDQPPELLPRQDSKERARNGVDCRHESRERLLDQPPELLPRQDSKERTRNGVDSKHESRDRPPELIPRQESKDRARTGDYRHDSKDYHPDLLPRQDSKERARSDMEHRHEGRIDQPPEILPRQETSRGSNSKDRVGYSSESKHDGRECSCHNGDLPPPPLPRQDSKDLSKTGLEVRRNSKDRTLNGLEQHHHDVKNNKRSDGTPRRDNRGNYIMDQSKAQERNGGTFSGQHSSTTTPTHHVRSSGSPPMTAGIGNALPKYGRSPSMPANPSPLGTPQRRAAETHQNQMPQMPWMCGDTTMLEQIERKRTLCMEIRSRQHPHLQRSLERPLPPPPDRNEDRLQERSQCKQENTSWGKSSGAKKIRPPPYPTQTTVFWDTAI, from the exons ATGATGAGCTCCAAAGAAGAGGAAACGCTCCGTTTTTTCCAGTATGTTGAGGAAAATGGGCTGAAAGCTTACAACGGCCTGGTAGCTCAGAACTCTGACCACGCCAGGAATGAGAGAAATAGGGCATTCCTGCAAGAAAAAAACGACAAGAAGCGAAAACAGGAGGAAGCCATAAGGAG GACAGGTGAAGATATTGAAACTGAAGGCAAGCACCTACGTATGGGCTCCATTACCATGCCAGACCCCCCGGAACACATGCCCATGCCCCACCCGCATGCCCTTGCCTGTGGGCAGGGCTTCTCCATACGCTCCCAGTCCCTCCACTCTGTTGGTGGTGGGAacagtggtggaggaggagaggaggaagtgggaaGCCCGACCTCAAGGAAGCAGCCCCCACCAAAGCCAAGGAGGGACCCAGCCACTAAGCTTAGCATGTCGTCCGAGGCGGTGGACCACAGTCCCATGTCCACCTGCCGTGGGGAGAGATGTGACG CAGCTCTAGGATGCAGTGAGGACTGTAGGAGGGTGCCACCACCCAAACCCAAAAGGAACCCCAACACACAACTGAGTGTTTCTTTTGACGAGTCATATATCAAGAGTCACGTGAGCAACGGGGTGTGCCCATCCAAACCCCTCCACCATGTCAGCTCCCCCTCTGAACGTAACCCCTCACCTCCACAGAGTGACGAGAGCCCCATAGATGACTGTGAAGATGAACCTGTCTACATAGAGATGGGTGGGATTGATGTGGGATCACGAGAGCCTGTGAAGAGCGAGGATGAAGAGCCAGGAGAGTCTGTGTATGAGGAAATGAAGTACCCAGCTCTGGATGATATGGAGTACCGCACTGACCCAGTGGGATGCCGGTCTGCATGTCCCACCCCAGCACCCTATGACCCTGAACCTCTAAGTCGGTGCTCCACACCTCGAAACATTCCCATCTGTGACATACCTGCACCCTTTCCCAATTTGCTCACCCATCGGCCTCCACTGTTGGTGTTCCCACCAGCACCGGCCCAGTGTTCACCCAACTCCGACGAATCTCCCCTCACCCCCCTAGATGTAACCAAATTACCCATGCTGGAGAACCAGTCCTACAGCAAATCCCCAACATCCTCCACAGAGCCACCCTCCTCTGCACACATCCGTAGGGAGCTCACTGCAACCCCAACTCTTACGGTCTCCGGGCGCTCCTCTGCACCTCCTCTACCCTGTACCCTCTAcaaatcctcctcctcatcctcctatCAGCGCAGCCATTCTGCTTGCCCGTCGCCTGTCAGCATGGGTCGCTGTCTCACCCCTTTGAGCCTCATGCGTACACCTCCCTTTGACGCTACAATGCCATTCCCAGGGGGTCTGCCGCGGAGCGCCTCTGCCACGCCTCACGGCAAAGGCTCACCACCTCAAGACAGTGTGGGTCGACTCCACGGCTCTATGCAGAATGTGTCAGCAGGACGTTCACGGACACCCACCAGCCCACTGGACGAGCTCACCAACCTATTCACtacaggcaggaacatgttgaaGAAAAACTCCAGTGGCAGAAAGTCTAAAGAGCCTGGAGAGA CTGAGTCCAAAAACAAATCTCACAGTGAGTCAAAACGTGAAGGCAAGGAACGCCATGGCCACAGTCATCATCACAGCAAGGAGTCAAAGAGAGAGTCCAAGGAGCGCCACAGCAAAGAGTCTTCTCACcgaaaagacagagacaaagacaaagacaaagagagagtaAGCAGCAACGTAGAGCAACTGGCCCACAGACGTAACAGCAAGGACCGCACTTGCAGTGGTGTAGAGGTACCACCTGTTCACAGGGACAGCAGGGACAGCAGGGACCAGGGCTGCAGCGGTATGGAGCCCATCCCTGTGAGACGGGACTCCAAAGACAGGGGCTGCAGCTCCTTAGAACCCATTTCTTTGATAAGACGAGACTCCAAGGACAGAGGGATAAGCAACGGCGAATTGATGCCGAGAAGAGACAGCAAAGACAGAAGTGGGGGACATGGAATGGAGTCTATGCTGAGACAGGACagcaaggacagagagagactgctAGATCAGCCCCCTGAGCTGCTACCGAGACAGGACAGCAAGGAAAGGGCCAGAAACGGTGTAGACTGTAGAcatgaaagcagagagagactgCTAGATCAGCCACCTGAGCTCTTACCCCGACAAGATAGCAAAGAAAGAACAAGGAACGGTGTGGACTCAAAGCATGAAAGTAGAGACAGGCCACCTGAGCTTATACCACGACAGGAGAGCAAAGACAGAGCCAGAACTGGAGATTATAGGCATGATAGCAAGGACTACCATCCTGATTTATTACCCCGACAGGATAGCAAAGAGAGAGCAAGGAGTGACATGGAGCATAGGCATGAAGGTAGAATTGACCAACCACCTGAGATCCTGCCCAGACAAGAAACATCCAGAGGCAGCAACAGCAAGGACAGAGTCGGCTACAGCTCTGAGTCCAAGCATGATGGCAGGGAGTGCAGCTGCCACAATGGagatcttcctcctcctcctctacccaGACAGGACAGCAAAGATCTGAGCAAAACCGGGCTTGAGGTGAGGCGGAACAGCAAAGACAGGACTCTAAATGGCTTGGAACAGCATCATCATGATGTGAAGAACAACAAGAGATCAGATGGCACGCCGCGACGAGACAACAGAGGAAATTACATCATGGACCAATCAAAAGCACAAGAGAGGAATGGCGGCACATTTTCAGGGCAGCATTCATCCACGACGACACCTACTCACCATGTAAGATCATCTGGTAGCCCACCAATGACGGCAGGAATAGGAAATG CACTCCCAAAGTATGGCCGCTCACCTTCCATGCCTGCGAACCCGTCACCTCTGGGAACGCCACaaaggagagcagcagagacacatcAAAATCAG ATGCCCCAGATGCCATGGATGTGTGGAGACACCACCATGCTAGAACAGATTGAGAGAAAACGGACCCTCTGCATGGAAATTCGCTCCAGACAGCATCCTCATCTGCAGAGATCTCTGGAGaggcctcttcctcctcctccagacagGAACGAGGACCGGCTCCAGGAGCGGAGTCAGTGCAAGCAAGAAAACACAAGCTGGGGGAAAAGCAGCGGGGCCAAAAAGATCCGTCCTCCCCCTTACCCCACACAGACGACCGTATTCTGGGATACAGCCATCTGA
- the nyap2b gene encoding serine/arginine repetitive matrix protein 2 isoform X2, translating into MMSSKEEETLRFFQYVEENGLKAYNGLVAQNSDHARNERNRAFLQEKNDKKRKQEEAIRRTGEDIETEGKHLRMGSITMPDPPEHMPMPHPHALACGQGFSIRSQSLHSVGGGNSGGGGEEEVGSPTSRKQPPPKPRRDPATKLSMSSEAVDHSPMSTCRGERCDALGCSEDCRRVPPPKPKRNPNTQLSVSFDESYIKSHVSNGVCPSKPLHHVSSPSERNPSPPQSDESPIDDCEDEPVYIEMGGIDVGSREPVKSEDEEPGESVYEEMKYPALDDMEYRTDPVGCRSACPTPAPYDPEPLSRCSTPRNIPICDIPAPFPNLLTHRPPLLVFPPAPAQCSPNSDESPLTPLDVTKLPMLENQSYSKSPTSSTEPPSSAHIRRELTATPTLTVSGRSSAPPLPCTLYKSSSSSSYQRSHSACPSPVSMGRCLTPLSLMRTPPFDATMPFPGGLPRSASATPHGKGSPPQDSVGRLHGSMQNVSAGRSRTPTSPLDELTNLFTTGRNMLKKNSSGRKSKEPGETESKNKSHSESKREGKERHGHSHHHSKESKRESKERHSKESSHRKDRDKDKDKERVSSNVEQLAHRRNSKDRTCSGVEVPPVHRDSRDSRDQGCSGMEPIPVRRDSKDRGCSSLEPISLIRRDSKDRGISNGELMPRRDSKDRSGGHGMESMLRQDSKDRERLLDQPPELLPRQDSKERARNGVDCRHESRERLLDQPPELLPRQDSKERTRNGVDSKHESRDRPPELIPRQESKDRARTGDYRHDSKDYHPDLLPRQDSKERARSDMEHRHEGRIDQPPEILPRQETSRGSNSKDRVGYSSESKHDGRECSCHNGDLPPPPLPRQDSKDLSKTGLEVRRNSKDRTLNGLEQHHHDVKNNKRSDGTPRRDNRGNYIMDQSKAQERNGGTFSGQHSSTTTPTHHVRSSGSPPMTAGIGNALPKYGRSPSMPANPSPLGTPQRRAAETHQNQMPQMPWMCGDTTMLEQIERKRTLCMEIRSRQHPHLQRSLERPLPPPPDRNEDRLQERSQCKQENTSWGKSSGAKKIRPPPYPTQTTVFWDTAI; encoded by the exons ATGATGAGCTCCAAAGAAGAGGAAACGCTCCGTTTTTTCCAGTATGTTGAGGAAAATGGGCTGAAAGCTTACAACGGCCTGGTAGCTCAGAACTCTGACCACGCCAGGAATGAGAGAAATAGGGCATTCCTGCAAGAAAAAAACGACAAGAAGCGAAAACAGGAGGAAGCCATAAGGAG GACAGGTGAAGATATTGAAACTGAAGGCAAGCACCTACGTATGGGCTCCATTACCATGCCAGACCCCCCGGAACACATGCCCATGCCCCACCCGCATGCCCTTGCCTGTGGGCAGGGCTTCTCCATACGCTCCCAGTCCCTCCACTCTGTTGGTGGTGGGAacagtggtggaggaggagaggaggaagtgggaaGCCCGACCTCAAGGAAGCAGCCCCCACCAAAGCCAAGGAGGGACCCAGCCACTAAGCTTAGCATGTCGTCCGAGGCGGTGGACCACAGTCCCATGTCCACCTGCCGTGGGGAGAGATGTGACG CTCTAGGATGCAGTGAGGACTGTAGGAGGGTGCCACCACCCAAACCCAAAAGGAACCCCAACACACAACTGAGTGTTTCTTTTGACGAGTCATATATCAAGAGTCACGTGAGCAACGGGGTGTGCCCATCCAAACCCCTCCACCATGTCAGCTCCCCCTCTGAACGTAACCCCTCACCTCCACAGAGTGACGAGAGCCCCATAGATGACTGTGAAGATGAACCTGTCTACATAGAGATGGGTGGGATTGATGTGGGATCACGAGAGCCTGTGAAGAGCGAGGATGAAGAGCCAGGAGAGTCTGTGTATGAGGAAATGAAGTACCCAGCTCTGGATGATATGGAGTACCGCACTGACCCAGTGGGATGCCGGTCTGCATGTCCCACCCCAGCACCCTATGACCCTGAACCTCTAAGTCGGTGCTCCACACCTCGAAACATTCCCATCTGTGACATACCTGCACCCTTTCCCAATTTGCTCACCCATCGGCCTCCACTGTTGGTGTTCCCACCAGCACCGGCCCAGTGTTCACCCAACTCCGACGAATCTCCCCTCACCCCCCTAGATGTAACCAAATTACCCATGCTGGAGAACCAGTCCTACAGCAAATCCCCAACATCCTCCACAGAGCCACCCTCCTCTGCACACATCCGTAGGGAGCTCACTGCAACCCCAACTCTTACGGTCTCCGGGCGCTCCTCTGCACCTCCTCTACCCTGTACCCTCTAcaaatcctcctcctcatcctcctatCAGCGCAGCCATTCTGCTTGCCCGTCGCCTGTCAGCATGGGTCGCTGTCTCACCCCTTTGAGCCTCATGCGTACACCTCCCTTTGACGCTACAATGCCATTCCCAGGGGGTCTGCCGCGGAGCGCCTCTGCCACGCCTCACGGCAAAGGCTCACCACCTCAAGACAGTGTGGGTCGACTCCACGGCTCTATGCAGAATGTGTCAGCAGGACGTTCACGGACACCCACCAGCCCACTGGACGAGCTCACCAACCTATTCACtacaggcaggaacatgttgaaGAAAAACTCCAGTGGCAGAAAGTCTAAAGAGCCTGGAGAGA CTGAGTCCAAAAACAAATCTCACAGTGAGTCAAAACGTGAAGGCAAGGAACGCCATGGCCACAGTCATCATCACAGCAAGGAGTCAAAGAGAGAGTCCAAGGAGCGCCACAGCAAAGAGTCTTCTCACcgaaaagacagagacaaagacaaagacaaagagagagtaAGCAGCAACGTAGAGCAACTGGCCCACAGACGTAACAGCAAGGACCGCACTTGCAGTGGTGTAGAGGTACCACCTGTTCACAGGGACAGCAGGGACAGCAGGGACCAGGGCTGCAGCGGTATGGAGCCCATCCCTGTGAGACGGGACTCCAAAGACAGGGGCTGCAGCTCCTTAGAACCCATTTCTTTGATAAGACGAGACTCCAAGGACAGAGGGATAAGCAACGGCGAATTGATGCCGAGAAGAGACAGCAAAGACAGAAGTGGGGGACATGGAATGGAGTCTATGCTGAGACAGGACagcaaggacagagagagactgctAGATCAGCCCCCTGAGCTGCTACCGAGACAGGACAGCAAGGAAAGGGCCAGAAACGGTGTAGACTGTAGAcatgaaagcagagagagactgCTAGATCAGCCACCTGAGCTCTTACCCCGACAAGATAGCAAAGAAAGAACAAGGAACGGTGTGGACTCAAAGCATGAAAGTAGAGACAGGCCACCTGAGCTTATACCACGACAGGAGAGCAAAGACAGAGCCAGAACTGGAGATTATAGGCATGATAGCAAGGACTACCATCCTGATTTATTACCCCGACAGGATAGCAAAGAGAGAGCAAGGAGTGACATGGAGCATAGGCATGAAGGTAGAATTGACCAACCACCTGAGATCCTGCCCAGACAAGAAACATCCAGAGGCAGCAACAGCAAGGACAGAGTCGGCTACAGCTCTGAGTCCAAGCATGATGGCAGGGAGTGCAGCTGCCACAATGGagatcttcctcctcctcctctacccaGACAGGACAGCAAAGATCTGAGCAAAACCGGGCTTGAGGTGAGGCGGAACAGCAAAGACAGGACTCTAAATGGCTTGGAACAGCATCATCATGATGTGAAGAACAACAAGAGATCAGATGGCACGCCGCGACGAGACAACAGAGGAAATTACATCATGGACCAATCAAAAGCACAAGAGAGGAATGGCGGCACATTTTCAGGGCAGCATTCATCCACGACGACACCTACTCACCATGTAAGATCATCTGGTAGCCCACCAATGACGGCAGGAATAGGAAATG CACTCCCAAAGTATGGCCGCTCACCTTCCATGCCTGCGAACCCGTCACCTCTGGGAACGCCACaaaggagagcagcagagacacatcAAAATCAG ATGCCCCAGATGCCATGGATGTGTGGAGACACCACCATGCTAGAACAGATTGAGAGAAAACGGACCCTCTGCATGGAAATTCGCTCCAGACAGCATCCTCATCTGCAGAGATCTCTGGAGaggcctcttcctcctcctccagacagGAACGAGGACCGGCTCCAGGAGCGGAGTCAGTGCAAGCAAGAAAACACAAGCTGGGGGAAAAGCAGCGGGGCCAAAAAGATCCGTCCTCCCCCTTACCCCACACAGACGACCGTATTCTGGGATACAGCCATCTGA